Proteins found in one Litorihabitans aurantiacus genomic segment:
- a CDS encoding amino acid ABC transporter permease, with amino-acid sequence MNLFEQVSFLFSSYNIPAAFWVNIQLTFWAAIGALLVGTVLGLMRVSPVPSLQWLGTAYVTVFRNTPLTVLMLLAVLGVWSQLKITFAQDFATNFFIYACVVLAIYHAAFVCEAVRSGINTVPLGQAEAARAIGLPFLPAARLVLLPQAFRGAIAPLGNVLIALIKNTTVAAAASVAVETSSVMRGMIEANSNMVILIFMIFALGYVILVVPVGVVTTSLSRKLAVTR; translated from the coding sequence ATGAATCTGTTCGAGCAGGTCAGCTTCCTGTTCTCCAGCTACAACATCCCCGCCGCGTTCTGGGTCAACATCCAGCTCACCTTCTGGGCCGCGATCGGTGCCCTCCTCGTCGGGACGGTCCTCGGCCTGATGCGGGTCTCGCCCGTGCCGTCGCTGCAGTGGCTCGGCACGGCCTACGTGACCGTGTTCCGCAACACGCCGTTGACGGTGCTCATGCTGCTGGCGGTCCTCGGCGTGTGGAGCCAGCTGAAGATCACCTTCGCGCAGGACTTCGCGACCAACTTCTTCATCTACGCCTGCGTCGTGCTCGCCATCTACCACGCGGCGTTCGTCTGCGAGGCCGTGCGGTCCGGCATCAACACGGTGCCGCTCGGCCAGGCGGAGGCGGCGCGAGCCATTGGGCTCCCGTTCCTGCCCGCCGCACGGCTCGTCCTGCTGCCGCAGGCGTTCCGGGGTGCCATCGCGCCCCTGGGCAACGTACTGATCGCGCTCATCAAGAACACGACCGTCGCCGCTGCCGCGAGTGTCGCCGTCGAGACCTCCTCGGTCATGCGCGGCATGATCGAGGCCAACTCGAACATGGTGATCCTCATCTTCATGATCTTCGCCCTGGGCTACGTGATCCTCGTCGTCCCCGTCGGCGTCGTGACGACGTCGCTGTCCCGGAAGCTGGCGGTGACCCGATGA
- a CDS encoding ATP-dependent DNA helicase produces the protein MADSGVALDLDDALDLVVAARGGQRRKGQHAMANAVEEALAGRTPLLVEAGTGTGKSYAYLVPAVLRAVTHGERVIVSTATLALQRQILSTDLPAVADALAPRLPREPDVALLKGWHNYACRHKVSGGYPEEAGALFDLEPPAEHPATDADEGLGAQVLRVREWVADTESGDRDELVPGVSDRAWRQVSVTKMDCLGTRCPLLSECFPERARTAAKEADVVVTNHAMLGIAATGSPGVLPEHHALVVDEAHELTSRSRSAATAELSGPSIDRIARMVRRNAGVVVESLEQCASQLAAAIIAVPPGRLPHGPTEQLTQVVTMLAAACREALTATKPSGGSGGPASSRATAVSRWCARR, from the coding sequence GTGGCGGACTCGGGGGTCGCGCTGGATCTCGACGACGCGCTCGACCTGGTCGTCGCCGCGCGCGGCGGTCAGCGGCGCAAGGGGCAGCACGCGATGGCGAACGCCGTCGAGGAGGCGCTGGCCGGGCGGACGCCGCTCCTGGTCGAGGCCGGAACTGGTACGGGCAAGTCCTACGCCTACCTCGTCCCGGCGGTGCTGCGGGCCGTGACGCACGGCGAGCGCGTCATCGTCTCGACGGCGACGCTCGCCCTCCAGCGGCAGATCCTCAGCACCGACCTGCCGGCCGTGGCCGACGCGCTCGCTCCGCGTCTGCCGCGCGAGCCCGACGTCGCGCTCCTCAAGGGGTGGCACAACTACGCCTGCCGCCACAAGGTCTCCGGCGGCTACCCCGAGGAGGCGGGGGCGCTCTTCGACCTGGAGCCGCCGGCGGAGCACCCCGCGACCGACGCCGACGAGGGTCTGGGGGCCCAGGTCCTGCGCGTGCGGGAGTGGGTGGCGGACACGGAGTCCGGTGACCGCGACGAGCTCGTCCCCGGCGTGAGCGACCGCGCGTGGCGCCAGGTCTCGGTCACGAAGATGGACTGCCTGGGCACGCGGTGCCCACTGCTGTCGGAGTGCTTCCCCGAACGGGCCCGGACGGCGGCGAAGGAGGCCGACGTCGTCGTCACCAACCACGCGATGCTGGGCATCGCCGCGACGGGCTCGCCCGGCGTCCTGCCGGAGCACCACGCGCTGGTCGTGGACGAGGCGCACGAGCTGACGTCGCGCTCGCGCTCGGCGGCGACGGCGGAGCTGTCCGGTCCGAGCATCGACCGGATCGCGCGGATGGTGCGGCGCAACGCCGGGGTGGTCGTCGAATCGCTCGAGCAGTGCGCCTCGCAGCTCGCCGCCGCGATCATCGCCGTCCCGCCCGGTCGGCTCCCGCACGGCCCGACCGAGCAGCTCACCCAGGTCGTCACGATGCTCGCGGCGGCCTGCCGGGAGGCGCTGACGGCCACCAAGCCGTCGGGTGGCAGCGGCGGGCCGGCGAGCTCCCGGGCGACGGCGGTGTCCAGATGGTGCGCTCGGCGCTGA
- the hflX gene encoding GTPase HflX, whose translation MTTHENPTPTDRTDRAARDEASRIVERILARAGTAVMSGGDGHTEHDGDQLDLVERSALRRVAGLSTELQDVTEVEYRQLRLERVVLVGLFAGDAEQAEISLRELAALAETAGSQVLDGLLQKRRTPDPGTYLGSGKAAELADIVAASGADTVVVDGDLAPSQRRALEDVIKVKVVDRTALILDIFAQHAKSREGKAQVELAQLEYLLPRLRGWGESMSRQAGGQVGGAGAGMGSRGPGETKIELDRRRIRNRMAKLRREIAAMAPSRATKRAVRNASSVPAVAIAGYTNAGKSSLLNRLTGAGVLVENALFATLDPTVRRAETPDGRAYTLADTVGFVRALPHQLVEAFRSTLEEVGDADLLLHVVDASHPDPESQIAAVREVLADIDGVDELTEVLVLNKADIAEPETLARLRVSAEHTAAVSARTGAGVEELRELIATLLPRPAEAIDVVVPYTRGDLVHQAHTTGEVLDEEHLEDGTRLRARVDSALAAALRASASD comes from the coding sequence ATGACGACGCACGAGAACCCCACCCCGACTGACCGCACGGACCGGGCGGCGCGCGACGAGGCGAGCCGCATCGTGGAGCGCATCCTGGCCCGCGCCGGCACCGCCGTGATGTCCGGCGGCGACGGTCACACGGAGCACGACGGCGACCAGCTCGACCTCGTCGAGCGCTCGGCGCTGCGCCGCGTCGCCGGCCTGTCCACCGAGCTCCAGGACGTCACCGAGGTCGAGTACCGCCAGCTCCGCCTCGAGCGCGTCGTGCTGGTCGGACTCTTCGCGGGGGACGCCGAGCAGGCCGAGATCTCGCTGCGCGAGCTCGCCGCCCTCGCCGAGACCGCCGGCTCGCAGGTGCTGGACGGGCTGCTGCAGAAGCGGCGCACGCCCGACCCCGGTACCTACCTCGGATCGGGCAAGGCGGCCGAGCTCGCCGACATCGTCGCCGCGAGCGGCGCCGACACGGTCGTGGTCGACGGCGACCTCGCCCCCTCGCAGCGCCGTGCGCTCGAGGACGTCATCAAGGTCAAGGTGGTCGACCGGACCGCGTTGATCCTCGACATCTTCGCGCAGCACGCCAAGTCGCGGGAGGGCAAGGCGCAGGTCGAGCTCGCCCAGCTCGAGTACCTCCTCCCGCGCCTGCGCGGCTGGGGCGAGTCGATGTCCCGCCAGGCCGGCGGCCAGGTGGGCGGCGCGGGCGCCGGGATGGGGTCGCGCGGACCCGGTGAGACGAAGATCGAGCTGGACCGGCGTCGCATCCGGAACCGGATGGCCAAGCTGCGCCGCGAGATCGCCGCGATGGCGCCGTCGCGCGCCACGAAGCGGGCCGTGCGGAACGCCTCGAGCGTGCCCGCCGTCGCGATCGCGGGCTACACCAACGCCGGCAAGTCCTCGCTGCTCAACCGCCTCACCGGCGCCGGGGTGCTGGTGGAGAACGCGCTGTTCGCGACGCTCGACCCCACCGTGCGCCGCGCCGAGACCCCGGACGGCCGCGCCTACACGCTCGCCGACACGGTCGGGTTCGTCCGCGCGCTGCCGCACCAGCTGGTGGAGGCCTTCCGCTCCACGCTCGAGGAGGTGGGCGACGCCGACCTGCTCCTGCACGTCGTCGACGCCTCCCACCCGGACCCGGAGAGCCAGATCGCCGCGGTGCGCGAGGTCCTGGCGGACATCGACGGCGTGGACGAGCTGACCGAGGTCCTCGTCCTGAACAAGGCCGACATCGCCGAACCCGAGACGCTCGCGCGGCTGCGCGTGTCCGCCGAGCACACCGCGGCCGTCTCGGCGCGGACGGGTGCGGGGGTGGAGGAGCTGCGCGAGCTGATCGCGACGCTGCTGCCGCGCCCGGCGGAGGCGATCGACGTCGTCGTCCCCTACACGCGGGGCGACCTCGTCCACCAGGCCCACACGACGGGCGAGGTCCTGGACGAGGAGCACCTGGAAGACGGCACGCGCCTGCGTGCCCGGGTGGACTCGGCGCTCGCCGCCGCGCTGCGCGCCAGCGCGTCCGACTGA
- a CDS encoding regulatory protein RecX: protein MPDAAAIEADHEKVARSVALRLLTSAPRSRAQLAEAMARKDVPDDVAHRVLDRLTDVGLVDDAEYAAILVRTRHAERGQARRAIAQELTRRGIDAATAQEALTAIDREDEDAVALDLVRRRAGASAGLPRATRERRLVSMLARKGHHPGSAFRIVREVLDEEDAQQDRDDDGDASHDDAWLDSP, encoded by the coding sequence GTGCCTGACGCAGCCGCGATCGAGGCGGACCACGAGAAGGTCGCCCGGTCGGTCGCACTGCGGCTGCTCACCTCCGCCCCGCGGTCCCGGGCGCAGCTCGCCGAGGCGATGGCGAGGAAGGACGTTCCCGACGACGTCGCCCACCGCGTGCTCGACCGCCTCACCGACGTGGGTCTGGTCGACGACGCGGAGTACGCCGCGATCCTCGTGCGCACGCGTCACGCGGAACGCGGTCAGGCCCGCCGGGCCATCGCCCAGGAGCTCACCCGCAGGGGGATCGACGCCGCGACGGCGCAGGAGGCGCTCACGGCCATCGATCGCGAGGACGAGGACGCCGTCGCCCTGGACCTGGTGCGCCGCCGGGCGGGCGCCAGCGCCGGACTCCCGCGCGCGACCCGCGAGCGGCGGCTCGTCTCGATGCTCGCCCGGAAGGGCCACCACCCCGGTTCCGCGTTCCGTATTGTCCGCGAGGTGCTCGACGAGGAGGACGCGCAGCAGGACCGTGACGACGACGGGGACGCCTCTCACGACGACGCGTGGCTCGACAGCCCCTGA
- a CDS encoding class I SAM-dependent methyltransferase, producing the protein MSHGEHYFTASPATPALLRTIDVRLAGREVRVTTAPGVFSADHLDHATRLLLEEVPPPPSAGDLLDLGCGWGPVTLTLAHASPDARVWAVDVNERALDLTRRNAEADGATGVRAVLPDEVPGDVRFAAIWSNPPIRIGKPAVHAMLSRWLPRLTPDGEAHLVVGKNLGADSLARWIEQDLGLPTSRVTSAGGFRVLRVAHAG; encoded by the coding sequence GTGAGTCACGGCGAGCACTACTTCACCGCCTCCCCCGCCACCCCCGCGCTGCTGCGCACGATCGACGTCCGCCTCGCAGGGCGCGAGGTGAGGGTGACGACGGCGCCGGGCGTCTTCTCCGCCGACCACCTCGACCACGCCACCCGCCTGCTGCTGGAGGAGGTGCCGCCACCCCCGAGCGCCGGTGACCTGCTCGACCTGGGGTGCGGCTGGGGGCCGGTCACGCTCACGCTCGCGCACGCCTCGCCCGACGCACGGGTGTGGGCGGTCGACGTCAACGAGCGCGCGCTGGACCTCACCCGCCGCAACGCGGAGGCCGACGGCGCGACGGGCGTGCGCGCCGTCCTGCCGGACGAGGTGCCGGGCGACGTGCGCTTCGCGGCGATCTGGTCGAACCCGCCCATCCGCATCGGCAAGCCTGCGGTGCACGCGATGCTGAGCCGGTGGCTGCCGCGCCTGACGCCCGACGGCGAGGCGCACCTCGTGGTGGGCAAGAACCTCGGCGCGGACTCGCTCGCGCGCTGGATCGAGCAGGACCTCGGGCTGCCGACCTCCCGCGTGACCAGCGCGGGCGGTTTCCGCGTCCTTCGCGTCGCGCACGCCGGCTGA
- the miaA gene encoding tRNA (adenosine(37)-N6)-dimethylallyltransferase MiaA, producing the protein MPHPTAPRILAVVGPTASGKSALAIDLAQRTGGEILNADAMQLYRGMDIGTAKTPVAERAGVPHHLLDVLDPVQDASVAAFQEQAHATIDDVLARGRLPILVGGSGLYLRATLDALDFPDTDPAVRAALEARGEHEGPGVLHAELTRLDPEAAERIGSRNTRRLVRALEVIALTGQPYTAHLPQHVYARPALQLALEVPRPALVDRITVRAERMFADGLVAETEAVARGGLGVTASRAVGYAQARAVLAGEMTTAQAAEATAVATRQVARRQVSWFRRDPRITWLDGEASADAQLAAATAVLREAGLSLEG; encoded by the coding sequence GTGCCGCACCCGACCGCCCCGAGGATCCTCGCCGTCGTCGGCCCCACGGCCTCCGGCAAGAGCGCGCTCGCGATCGATCTCGCGCAGCGCACCGGCGGCGAGATCCTCAACGCCGACGCGATGCAGCTCTACCGCGGGATGGACATCGGGACGGCGAAGACGCCCGTGGCCGAGCGCGCCGGGGTGCCCCACCACCTGCTGGACGTGCTGGACCCGGTCCAGGACGCCTCGGTCGCCGCGTTCCAGGAGCAGGCGCACGCCACGATCGACGACGTGCTCGCGCGCGGTCGGCTGCCGATCCTCGTGGGCGGCTCCGGCCTCTACCTGCGCGCGACGCTGGACGCGCTCGACTTCCCCGACACCGATCCCGCGGTGCGCGCAGCGCTCGAGGCGCGCGGCGAGCACGAAGGACCCGGCGTCCTGCACGCCGAGCTGACGCGGCTCGACCCCGAGGCCGCCGAGCGGATCGGGAGCAGGAACACGCGGCGACTCGTGCGCGCGCTCGAGGTGATCGCCCTGACCGGGCAGCCCTACACGGCCCACCTCCCGCAGCACGTCTACGCCCGGCCCGCGCTCCAGCTCGCGCTCGAGGTGCCGCGTCCCGCGCTCGTGGACCGGATCACGGTGCGCGCGGAGCGGATGTTCGCCGACGGGCTCGTCGCGGAGACCGAGGCGGTCGCGCGCGGCGGCCTCGGGGTGACCGCGTCCCGCGCGGTCGGCTACGCCCAGGCCCGCGCCGTTCTCGCGGGGGAGATGACGACGGCGCAGGCGGCCGAGGCGACCGCCGTCGCCACCCGGCAGGTCGCGCGCCGCCAGGTGAGCTGGTTCCGCCGCGACCCGCGCATCACCTGGCTCGACGGCGAGGCGAGCGCCGACGCCCAGCTGGCGGCGGCCACGGCGGTGCTGCGGGAGGCGGGCCTTAGCCTGGAGGGGTGA
- a CDS encoding YbjN domain-containing protein, whose protein sequence is MVRRWKWWRRPTGDAARGARRTTPGPGTGSAAAPDGAGGAAEAAATDPTADHPRAPGSVDGPGASNVVATVTRDRVAASLRRRDYRYLVDERGDLCGLWAYRFFSFGVVPDQVLQVRGRWSRQASIERLWEVLAFTDSWNRERHHPKCYVRVHDDGRVHVLTEVTVPVRSGLSDAQIDHLLAVGLASGGMVFDALDELYPDPALNREPS, encoded by the coding sequence GTGGTACGGCGCTGGAAGTGGTGGCGTCGCCCGACGGGCGACGCGGCGCGGGGTGCCCGGCGCACGACGCCGGGCCCCGGGACGGGGTCGGCCGCTGCGCCCGACGGCGCGGGCGGGGCCGCGGAGGCGGCCGCCACCGATCCCACCGCCGACCACCCGCGTGCGCCCGGGTCCGTGGACGGTCCCGGAGCGAGCAACGTGGTGGCCACCGTGACGCGCGACCGCGTCGCGGCGTCGCTGCGACGCCGCGACTACCGCTACCTCGTCGACGAGCGCGGGGACCTGTGCGGGCTGTGGGCCTACCGGTTCTTCTCCTTCGGCGTGGTCCCCGACCAGGTCCTCCAGGTGCGCGGCCGCTGGTCGCGGCAGGCGTCGATCGAGCGGCTGTGGGAGGTACTGGCCTTCACCGACTCCTGGAACCGCGAGCGCCACCACCCCAAGTGCTACGTCCGGGTGCACGACGACGGCCGCGTCCACGTGCTCACCGAGGTCACCGTCCCGGTGCGGTCCGGGCTGAGCGACGCGCAGATCGACCACCTGCTCGCGGTCGGGCTCGCGAGCGGCGGCATGGTCTTCGACGCGCTCGACGAGCTCTACCCCGACCCCGCGCTCAACCGGGAGCCGTCGTGA
- a CDS encoding endonuclease/exonuclease/phosphatase family protein codes for MPTTIRVLSWNVLGLREPARAAGVVRRSRADVVCLQECPRWPGSGAVLAAFARAVGMRVAAGGGACGVAVLVGPALSVDAGEVERMPRGFSGAWWTYPRATATAHLRVAGSEGSTLRVSSLHLDVDEQARLAHVDRVLAGLDAAGAPPVHVVAGDLNARPGDATWDRLGTRLRDAVATVPGADAPTYPSTADRRPRTRLDAVLVAGAVRVLAARTGSDRPGLPSDHLPVLVDLEIGGGSRVATTWERRWGAPGGTSDAAAGPTG; via the coding sequence GTGCCGACGACCATCCGCGTCCTGAGCTGGAACGTCCTGGGCCTGCGCGAGCCCGCGCGGGCGGCCGGTGTCGTGCGCCGCTCGCGCGCCGACGTCGTGTGCCTCCAGGAGTGTCCGAGGTGGCCGGGATCGGGCGCCGTGCTGGCGGCGTTCGCCCGCGCCGTCGGGATGCGGGTGGCGGCGGGCGGCGGCGCGTGCGGCGTCGCGGTCCTGGTCGGTCCGGCCCTCTCGGTCGACGCGGGCGAGGTCGAGCGGATGCCGCGCGGGTTCTCCGGCGCGTGGTGGACCTACCCGCGCGCGACGGCGACCGCGCACCTGCGCGTCGCCGGCTCCGAGGGGTCGACTCTGCGCGTGTCGAGCCTCCACCTCGACGTCGACGAGCAGGCCCGGCTGGCGCACGTGGACCGCGTGCTCGCGGGTCTGGACGCCGCCGGTGCGCCACCGGTCCACGTCGTCGCGGGGGACCTGAACGCCCGCCCCGGCGACGCGACGTGGGACCGCCTCGGCACCCGCCTGCGCGACGCCGTCGCCACGGTGCCCGGTGCGGACGCCCCTACCTACCCCTCCACGGCCGACCGGCGACCGCGCACTCGGCTGGACGCCGTCCTGGTGGCCGGGGCCGTGCGCGTGCTCGCGGCACGCACCGGGAGCGACCGCCCGGGGCTCCCGTCGGACCACCTGCCCGTGCTCGTCGACCTCGAGATCGGCGGGGGCTCCCGCGTCGCCACGACGTGGGAGCGGCGCTGGGGCGCACCCGGCGGCACCTCCGACGCCGCAGCCGGGCCCACCGGGTAG
- a CDS encoding amino acid ABC transporter ATP-binding protein, with product MTSTPEPVIEHATPLVHLAAVNKHFGPLHVLQNIDLDVARGEVVVVIGPSGSGKSTLCRAINRLETIDDGVIELDGKPLPAEGKALAKLRSDVGMVFQSFNLFAHKSILENVTLGPIKVRGLKKKQAETEAMALLERVGVATQASKMPAQLSGGQQQRVAIARALAMKPKVMLFDEPTSALDPEMVNEVLDVMVSLAKEGMTMIVVTHEMGFARKAADRVVFMADGQIVEQSDPESFFTNPQSERARDFLGKILTH from the coding sequence ATGACTTCCACGCCCGAGCCCGTCATCGAGCATGCGACGCCCCTCGTCCACCTCGCCGCGGTGAACAAGCACTTCGGCCCGCTGCACGTGCTGCAGAACATCGATCTGGACGTCGCGCGGGGCGAGGTCGTCGTCGTGATCGGCCCCTCGGGCTCCGGGAAGTCGACGCTCTGCCGCGCGATCAACCGGCTCGAGACGATCGACGACGGCGTGATCGAGCTCGACGGCAAGCCGCTCCCCGCGGAGGGCAAGGCGCTGGCCAAGCTGCGCTCCGACGTCGGGATGGTGTTCCAGTCCTTCAACCTGTTCGCCCACAAGTCGATCCTCGAGAACGTCACGCTCGGACCGATCAAGGTGCGCGGTCTGAAGAAGAAGCAGGCCGAGACCGAGGCGATGGCCCTGCTCGAGCGCGTCGGCGTCGCCACCCAGGCGAGCAAGATGCCCGCCCAGCTCTCCGGCGGTCAGCAGCAGCGCGTCGCGATCGCCCGTGCCCTCGCGATGAAGCCGAAGGTCATGCTGTTCGACGAGCCGACCTCCGCGCTCGACCCCGAGATGGTCAACGAGGTCCTCGACGTGATGGTCTCCCTCGCCAAGGAGGGCATGACGATGATCGTCGTGACCCACGAGATGGGCTTCGCCCGCAAGGCGGCCGACCGCGTCGTGTTCATGGCCGACGGGCAGATCGTCGAGCAGTCCGACCCCGAGTCGTTCTTCACCAACCCGCAGTCCGAGCGCGCCCGCGACTTCCTCGGCAAGATCCTCACGCACTGA
- a CDS encoding glutamate ABC transporter substrate-binding protein: protein MRNVRSIFAVAAVAALGLSACTTDAGNDAATEDEGTGTSTSTATADGADCSGGDGTLRIGIKFDQPGLGFQDGSTYTGFDVDVATYVACELGYGADAIEWVSAPSANRETMLENGQVDMIFATYSITDARKEVVDFAGPYFVAGQDLLVREDDDSIDGPESLNGKNLCSVTGSTSAQKVKDTLASEVQLLEQPGYADCVTVLEAGQVDAVTTDDIILAGLAATPANSGKFKVVGAPFSEENYGVGLPKGSDMCEDINTAITAMIDDGSWEEAVTSNTEGTGYTPNADLNPPTPAACA, encoded by the coding sequence ATGCGCAACGTCCGATCCATCTTCGCCGTCGCGGCGGTCGCCGCGCTCGGCCTGAGCGCCTGCACGACCGACGCCGGCAACGACGCTGCCACCGAGGACGAGGGCACCGGAACGTCGACCTCCACCGCGACCGCCGACGGCGCCGACTGCTCGGGCGGCGACGGCACCCTCCGCATCGGCATCAAGTTCGACCAGCCCGGCCTCGGTTTCCAGGACGGCTCGACCTACACCGGGTTCGACGTCGACGTCGCGACCTACGTGGCCTGCGAGCTCGGCTACGGGGCTGACGCGATCGAGTGGGTCTCGGCGCCCTCGGCCAACCGGGAGACCATGCTCGAGAACGGCCAGGTCGACATGATCTTCGCGACCTACTCGATCACCGACGCCCGCAAGGAGGTCGTCGACTTCGCCGGACCGTACTTCGTCGCCGGTCAGGACCTGCTGGTGCGCGAGGACGACGACTCGATCGACGGCCCCGAGTCGCTGAACGGCAAGAACCTCTGCTCGGTCACCGGTTCGACCTCGGCCCAGAAGGTCAAGGACACGCTGGCCTCCGAGGTCCAGCTGCTCGAGCAGCCCGGCTACGCCGACTGCGTCACGGTGCTCGAGGCCGGTCAGGTCGACGCCGTGACCACCGACGACATCATCCTCGCCGGCCTGGCGGCCACCCCCGCCAACTCGGGCAAGTTCAAGGTCGTCGGCGCGCCGTTCTCGGAGGAGAACTACGGCGTCGGTCTGCCCAAGGGCTCGGACATGTGCGAGGACATCAACACCGCGATCACCGCGATGATCGACGACGGTTCGTGGGAGGAGGCCGTGACCTCGAACACCGAGGGCACCGGCTACACCCCCAACGCCGACCTCAACCCGCCGACGCCGGCCGCGTGCGCCTGA
- a CDS encoding amino acid ABC transporter permease — translation MSQAVLFDTPGPRARRNILVANVIGGVVAAGIVGLVLWKLGQEGQLAAGRWTSLFTGSAWMNFFLPGLQNTIVAALYSVVLAVVFGLVFGLGRLAPLAPVRWLAGMVVEFFRAVPVLIMMVALYIGLGAFGVVSPRDVPLVSVVVALTLYNGSIIAELVRSGVFGLPKGQREAAAAIGMTHGKSLRLVELPQALIAMLPSLVSQFVVILKDSALGYIITFNEFLQLSRQFGGGNGNMLQALIVCAVVFILINWLLTRAAALVARRLSRRTSGRTQPRLVNAGAAGAAGTPAT, via the coding sequence ATGAGCCAGGCCGTGCTGTTCGACACCCCGGGCCCCCGCGCCCGGCGCAACATCCTCGTGGCCAACGTGATCGGCGGCGTCGTCGCGGCGGGCATCGTCGGCCTCGTGCTGTGGAAGCTGGGCCAGGAGGGTCAGCTCGCCGCCGGCCGGTGGACCTCGCTGTTCACCGGCAGCGCCTGGATGAACTTCTTCCTGCCCGGGCTCCAGAACACGATCGTCGCGGCGCTCTACTCCGTCGTCCTCGCCGTGGTCTTCGGGCTCGTGTTCGGTCTCGGTCGCCTCGCGCCGCTGGCCCCGGTCCGGTGGCTCGCGGGCATGGTGGTGGAGTTCTTCCGGGCCGTGCCGGTGCTCATCATGATGGTCGCCCTCTACATCGGGCTGGGCGCCTTCGGCGTCGTCAGCCCGCGCGACGTCCCCCTCGTCTCGGTGGTCGTCGCGCTCACGCTGTACAACGGCTCGATCATCGCCGAGCTCGTCCGCTCGGGCGTGTTCGGTCTTCCCAAGGGCCAGCGCGAGGCGGCCGCCGCCATCGGTATGACGCACGGGAAGTCGCTGCGCCTGGTGGAGCTCCCCCAGGCACTGATCGCGATGCTGCCGTCCCTGGTCTCGCAGTTCGTGGTCATCCTGAAGGACTCGGCGCTCGGGTACATCATCACGTTCAACGAGTTCCTCCAGCTCTCGCGCCAGTTCGGCGGGGGGAACGGGAACATGCTGCAGGCGCTGATCGTCTGCGCGGTCGTGTTCATCCTCATCAACTGGCTCCTGACGCGGGCCGCTGCCCTGGTGGCTCGTAGGCTCTCCCGCCGGACCTCCGGGCGCACGCAGCCGCGCCTGGTGAACGCCGGGGCGGCCGGCGCCGCCGGAACACCGGCGACCTGA
- a CDS encoding YbjN domain-containing protein translates to MSSPDGRDDRAADHARGDVVAVVTPEMLRALVSGRGEFVRDLPTGVAGRWEGHAYQVLIEGTELVVRTRWARVLPARAGRGAAQLVNDWNRDRLLPTLYTEVEGENLTIVASSATPVVAGLSAHQVAEVVDVALTVTGHALRSLAASVPAG, encoded by the coding sequence GTGAGCTCCCCCGACGGACGCGACGACCGGGCTGCCGACCACGCGCGCGGCGACGTCGTCGCGGTCGTGACGCCGGAGATGCTGCGCGCGCTGGTCAGCGGCCGCGGCGAGTTCGTCCGGGACCTGCCGACCGGCGTCGCGGGACGGTGGGAGGGTCACGCGTACCAGGTGCTCATCGAGGGCACCGAGCTCGTCGTGCGCACCCGGTGGGCGCGGGTGCTGCCGGCGCGCGCCGGCCGTGGTGCCGCGCAGCTCGTCAACGACTGGAACCGCGACCGGCTGCTGCCGACGCTGTACACCGAGGTCGAGGGCGAGAACCTGACGATCGTGGCCTCGAGCGCGACCCCGGTCGTCGCCGGGCTGAGCGCGCACCAGGTGGCCGAGGTGGTCGACGTCGCGCTCACCGTCACGGGGCACGCGCTGCGGTCCCTGGCGGCCTCGGTCCCGGCCGGCTGA